From Streptomyces cyaneogriseus subsp. noncyanogenus, the proteins below share one genomic window:
- a CDS encoding YciI family protein: MEFFCYHRDRPGSLALREESLEEHWAYMDRYAKELIARGPTFADDGETPTGSVHIVDLPDPAAARAFAFDEPNYQAGVYRDVLLRRWRNVLGRTMWDFPGGRTDGNRYLVLGLGEGPAAGLALPLDRDQLVAYGPLLSDDGDTWLGTAVLLRAPDPDTAGAVLNPDLYADIEVHHWEFGGRR; the protein is encoded by the coding sequence ATGGAGTTCTTCTGCTATCACCGTGACCGGCCCGGCTCCCTCGCGTTGCGCGAGGAGTCGCTGGAGGAGCACTGGGCCTACATGGACCGGTACGCGAAGGAGCTGATCGCTCGCGGCCCGACCTTCGCCGATGATGGTGAAACACCCACCGGCAGCGTGCACATCGTCGACCTGCCCGATCCCGCTGCCGCCCGCGCGTTCGCCTTCGACGAGCCCAACTACCAGGCGGGCGTGTACCGGGATGTGCTGCTGCGCCGGTGGCGCAACGTGCTGGGGCGCACCATGTGGGATTTCCCCGGTGGCCGGACCGATGGCAACCGGTATCTGGTGCTCGGCCTCGGCGAGGGCCCGGCCGCCGGCCTTGCCCTGCCGCTCGACCGGGACCAGCTGGTCGCGTACGGGCCGCTGCTGTCCGACGACGGCGACACCTGGCTGGGTACCGCGGTGCTGCTCAGGGCCCCGGATCCGGACACGGCAGGAGCCGTCCTGAATCCGGACCTGTACGCGGACATCGAGGTCCACCACTGGGAGTTCGGCGGGCGTCGATGA
- a CDS encoding GlxA family transcriptional regulator has product MHTVAVLALDQVIPFDLSTPIEVFSRTRLPDGRPGYQVRVCAERDEVDAGAFTLRAPWGLEGLQGADTIIVPGVADLTAPLPPAVHDALRSAAADGTRIASICVGTFPLADTGLLDGLRVTTHWRAAGLLAAAHPDLDVDPDVLYVDNGQLLTSAGAAAGMDLCLHMIRRDYGSAVAADAARLSVMPLEREGGQAQFIVYDHAPTPQGSELETLLTWLQENLARDLTLADIAERAGTSTRTLIRRFRDQTGTTPLQWLHRARIRQAQHLLETTEHTVERIGSQVGFGSPTTFRDRFKRTTGVSPQTYRRTFS; this is encoded by the coding sequence ATGCATACGGTTGCCGTGCTCGCGTTGGATCAGGTGATCCCGTTCGACCTGTCCACCCCGATCGAGGTCTTCTCCCGGACCCGCCTGCCCGACGGGCGGCCCGGCTACCAGGTACGGGTGTGCGCCGAGCGCGACGAGGTCGACGCCGGAGCCTTCACCCTGCGTGCCCCCTGGGGCCTGGAGGGCCTTCAGGGCGCGGACACGATCATCGTGCCGGGCGTCGCCGATCTCACTGCCCCACTCCCTCCCGCCGTGCACGACGCGTTGCGGTCGGCCGCTGCCGACGGCACCCGGATCGCCTCCATCTGCGTGGGCACCTTCCCCCTGGCTGACACCGGGCTCCTCGACGGACTGCGCGTCACGACCCACTGGCGCGCGGCCGGTCTGCTGGCTGCCGCCCACCCGGACCTCGACGTCGACCCGGACGTCCTCTACGTCGACAACGGCCAGTTGCTCACCTCGGCCGGCGCCGCAGCGGGCATGGACCTGTGTCTGCACATGATCCGCCGTGACTACGGCTCGGCCGTCGCCGCCGACGCCGCCCGCCTGTCAGTGATGCCCCTCGAACGAGAGGGCGGGCAGGCGCAGTTCATCGTCTACGACCACGCACCCACACCGCAGGGCTCCGAGCTTGAGACGCTGCTCACCTGGCTACAGGAGAACCTGGCCCGCGACCTCACCCTTGCCGACATCGCCGAGCGGGCCGGAACCAGCACCCGAACCCTGATCCGGCGCTTCCGCGACCAGACCGGCACCACGCCGCTCCAGTGGCTCCACCGGGCCCGCATCCGCCAGGCACAGCACTTGCTGGAAACCACGGAGCACACCGTGGAGCGCATCGGCAGCCAGGTCGGCTTCGGCTCACCCACCACCTTCCGTGACCGCTTCAAACGCACCACCGGCGTCAGCCCGCAGACCTACCGGCGCACGTTCAGTTGA
- a CDS encoding DJ-1/PfpI family protein: protein MHTQVVLFDGFDPLDAIAPYEVLYAGGSATDGAVTVELVTAEGPREVVSGIGGLTLRAVGALDLERADMLLVPGASGRVGEPGEAPEEEVGVGERKQDEFIPVLLGRTLTTELPALLKQAMDDPDITVATVCGGSLVLAMAGLLEGRHATTHHMGLDMLNATGAHAVRARIVDDGDLITGAGVTSGLDLGLYLLEREVGPRVAHAVEELISHERRGTVWRAQGPTPTTL from the coding sequence ATGCACACCCAGGTCGTCCTGTTCGATGGCTTCGACCCGCTCGACGCCATTGCCCCCTACGAGGTCCTGTACGCCGGCGGCTCGGCGACGGACGGCGCGGTGACCGTCGAGCTGGTCACCGCAGAGGGCCCTCGCGAGGTCGTCAGCGGCATCGGAGGACTGACGCTGCGCGCCGTCGGCGCCCTCGATCTGGAGCGCGCCGACATGCTTCTGGTACCCGGCGCCTCCGGCCGCGTGGGCGAACCCGGCGAGGCCCCGGAAGAAGAGGTGGGCGTCGGCGAGCGGAAGCAGGACGAGTTCATCCCGGTGCTGCTGGGCCGCACGCTGACCACCGAACTCCCCGCGCTCCTCAAACAGGCAATGGACGACCCGGACATCACCGTCGCCACCGTCTGCGGCGGCTCGCTCGTCCTGGCCATGGCCGGCCTGCTGGAGGGACGCCACGCCACCACCCACCACATGGGCCTCGACATGCTGAACGCCACCGGCGCCCACGCGGTCCGCGCCCGCATCGTGGACGACGGCGACCTGATCACCGGCGCCGGTGTGACCTCCGGTCTCGATCTGGGTCTGTACCTACTGGAGCGTGAGGTGGGCCCCCGCGTCGCGCACGCCGTCGAAGAACTCATCTCCCACGAGCGGCGCGGCACCGTCTGGCGCGCGCAGGGCCCGACGCCCACCACTCTCTGA
- a CDS encoding DUF6010 family protein yields MNLVSPVIVGIIYCLLMSLIKEPHRRRFNAIMVGGAGAAYLSGGGFGPWELPFVALTAYVAYRGLDSWAFIGVGWLLHTAWDMAHHLKGNPILPFHHDASLACAICDPVIALWCFRGGPSLIALVRRRFRPGRTADHAHDHVSAPS; encoded by the coding sequence ATGAACCTTGTGTCACCAGTGATCGTCGGCATCATCTACTGCCTGTTGATGTCCCTGATCAAAGAACCGCACCGACGCCGCTTCAACGCGATCATGGTGGGCGGAGCCGGCGCCGCCTATCTGAGCGGGGGCGGCTTCGGCCCGTGGGAGCTCCCATTCGTCGCACTCACGGCCTACGTCGCCTACCGCGGCCTGGACTCCTGGGCCTTCATCGGCGTCGGCTGGCTGCTCCACACGGCCTGGGACATGGCCCACCACCTCAAGGGCAATCCGATCCTGCCGTTCCACCACGACGCATCTCTGGCATGTGCCATCTGTGATCCGGTCATCGCCCTGTGGTGCTTCCGCGGAGGACCTTCCCTGATCGCGCTCGTCCGCCGCCGGTTCCGGCCCGGCCGGACAGCAGACCACGCGCACGATCACGTCTCCGCCCCTTCCTGA
- a CDS encoding glycoside hydrolase family 27 protein, with amino-acid sequence MPTRSGRRLLHLLAVTVLTITASVTASAHSTASAAPGSPALVPPLGWNSWNSFGCGVTEAQVRQAADAMVSSGMREAGYRYVVVDDCWFDPQRDAAGNLRANPTKFPSGMKALGDYIHGKGLKFGIYQAPGERTCAQAVGSYPGSTGSRGHEAQDAATFASWGVDYLKYDWCSSSGTRDEQVARFTLMRDALRATGRPIVYSINPNSLHPITGATYNWGEVADLWRTTEDLLDIWQNGNTNSYPMGVGNVLDITAPLAAQSGPGHWNDPDMLVVGRPGLSLTESRSHFALWALLGAPLMAGNDIRTMSTDVSAVLRNPRLLAVNQDPLGAGGRRVRDDGGTEVFAKPLSDGSVAVGLFNRGDTTATVTTTPAQIGLSGEPFTLTDLWTGGTSSTSGQISASVPARGVAVYRVTGGSPLAATTSRLRGTASGRCVDVDDAATSAGATVLIWDCHTAANQLWTTWGGGEIRVYGDKCLDAYDQGTANGTRVVTWPCNGQNNQKWTIGSDGAIRNVHAGLCLDADRSGTANGTPLVLWTCNGQAGQKWTRA; translated from the coding sequence GTGCCCACACGATCAGGCAGAAGACTGCTCCACCTTCTCGCGGTCACCGTGCTGACGATCACCGCGTCGGTGACGGCGTCCGCTCACTCCACCGCCTCGGCCGCCCCGGGCAGCCCGGCGCTCGTTCCGCCGCTGGGCTGGAACAGCTGGAACAGCTTCGGGTGCGGCGTGACCGAGGCCCAGGTCCGCCAGGCCGCCGACGCGATGGTGTCTTCGGGCATGCGGGAGGCCGGCTACCGGTACGTGGTGGTCGACGACTGCTGGTTCGACCCGCAGCGCGACGCGGCGGGCAACCTGCGGGCCAATCCGACCAAGTTCCCGAGCGGGATGAAGGCGCTCGGGGACTACATCCACGGCAAGGGGCTGAAGTTCGGTATCTACCAGGCGCCGGGTGAGCGCACCTGCGCGCAGGCCGTGGGCAGTTACCCGGGGTCCACGGGCAGCAGGGGCCACGAGGCCCAGGACGCCGCGACGTTCGCCTCGTGGGGCGTCGACTACCTCAAGTACGACTGGTGTTCCTCCAGCGGTACCCGGGACGAGCAGGTCGCACGGTTCACGCTGATGCGCGACGCCCTGCGCGCCACCGGGCGGCCGATCGTCTACAGCATCAACCCCAACAGCCTGCACCCCATCACCGGCGCCACATACAACTGGGGCGAGGTCGCCGACCTGTGGCGGACGACGGAGGACCTGCTCGACATCTGGCAGAACGGCAACACCAACAGCTATCCGATGGGCGTCGGCAACGTCCTGGACATCACCGCGCCGCTGGCGGCACAGTCGGGCCCGGGACACTGGAACGACCCCGACATGCTCGTCGTCGGCCGTCCCGGCCTGTCACTGACGGAGTCCCGCTCGCACTTCGCCCTGTGGGCGCTGCTCGGCGCCCCGCTCATGGCCGGCAACGACATCCGCACCATGTCCACCGACGTCAGCGCCGTTCTGCGCAACCCGCGTCTGCTGGCGGTGAACCAGGATCCGCTGGGCGCGGGCGGCCGCAGGGTACGCGACGACGGCGGCACCGAGGTGTTCGCCAAGCCCCTGTCCGACGGCTCGGTCGCGGTGGGCCTGTTCAACCGGGGAGACACCACCGCGACGGTCACCACCACGCCCGCGCAGATCGGCCTGTCCGGCGAGCCGTTCACCCTTACGGACCTGTGGACCGGAGGCACGTCGAGCACGTCCGGGCAGATCTCGGCGAGCGTTCCCGCGCGCGGCGTGGCCGTGTACCGGGTGACCGGTGGCAGCCCGCTGGCGGCGACCACCTCCCGGCTGCGCGGCACCGCGTCCGGCCGCTGCGTGGACGTGGACGACGCAGCCACCTCCGCCGGGGCCACGGTACTGATCTGGGACTGCCACACGGCCGCCAACCAGCTGTGGACCACGTGGGGCGGAGGCGAGATCCGGGTCTACGGAGACAAGTGCCTGGACGCCTACGACCAGGGCACCGCCAACGGCACCCGAGTCGTCACCTGGCCCTGCAACGGCCAGAACAACCAGAAGTGGACCATCGGCTCCGACGGGGCGATCCGCAACGTCCACGCCGGCCTGTGCCTCGACGCCGACCGTTCCGGCACTGCCAACGGAACCCCGCTGGTCCTGTGGACCTGCAACGGCCAGGCCGGCCAGAAGTGGACCCGCGCGTGA
- a CDS encoding family 43 glycosylhydrolase has translation MLYEVITAYRPSNRTFYWLGQLDFARPSIYTATAVEGPWSRLTTIGTPYYAAGLLVDSDDSLYVADGNTTISVAQLSPDGRSQVRTQQVFTTPPSVGTLEGARFYKINGQYYIFLTRPANGQYILKSSSGPFGPYTMRQVLLDLRGPIPGGGVPHQGGLVQTQSGAWYYLAFVDAYPGGRVPALAPVTWTPDGWPVVQLVNGAWGVSYPSPVVPTPPRQVTPMIGVDTFEGTALEPRWEWNHNPDNTKWSVGNGLTLRTATVTHDLYWARNTLTHRIQGPTSTATVQLDHSAMRDGDRAGLALLRDSSAWIGLKREGGATRLVMVGGLTMDGNWNTTGTGTELASAPVSGTRVWLRASADIRPGAARPGVFSYSTDGTNFIRLGPAFSMGNDWRFFMGYRFALFNHATKALGGAVRVTRFELSVP, from the coding sequence ATGCTATACGAAGTTATTACGGCCTACCGGCCGAGCAACCGGACCTTCTACTGGCTCGGCCAGCTCGACTTCGCCCGGCCGTCCATCTACACCGCCACCGCGGTGGAGGGGCCGTGGAGCAGGCTGACGACGATCGGCACCCCCTACTACGCCGCCGGGCTGCTCGTCGACAGCGACGACTCCCTGTACGTGGCGGACGGGAACACCACCATCAGCGTGGCCCAGCTCTCGCCCGACGGCCGCAGTCAGGTCCGCACGCAGCAGGTCTTCACCACACCGCCGAGCGTCGGCACCCTGGAGGGCGCCCGCTTCTACAAGATCAACGGGCAGTACTACATCTTCCTGACCCGCCCCGCCAACGGCCAGTACATCCTGAAGTCGTCGAGCGGCCCGTTCGGACCGTACACGATGCGTCAGGTGCTGCTCGACCTGCGCGGTCCGATCCCCGGCGGTGGTGTCCCGCACCAGGGCGGGCTGGTGCAGACGCAGAGCGGTGCCTGGTACTACCTGGCCTTCGTCGACGCCTACCCCGGCGGCCGGGTGCCCGCCCTGGCGCCGGTCACCTGGACGCCGGACGGCTGGCCCGTCGTGCAACTGGTGAACGGCGCGTGGGGCGTCTCGTACCCCAGCCCGGTCGTGCCCACTCCGCCCCGTCAGGTCACCCCGATGATCGGCGTCGACACGTTCGAGGGCACCGCCCTGGAGCCGCGGTGGGAGTGGAACCACAACCCGGACAACACCAAGTGGTCGGTCGGCAACGGACTGACCCTGCGGACCGCGACCGTCACCCACGACCTGTACTGGGCGCGCAACACCCTGACACACCGCATCCAGGGCCCCACCTCCACCGCCACGGTCCAGCTCGACCACTCCGCGATGCGCGACGGTGACCGGGCCGGACTCGCACTGCTGCGTGACTCCTCCGCGTGGATCGGTCTGAAACGCGAAGGCGGCGCGACCCGGCTGGTGATGGTCGGCGGGCTGACCATGGACGGCAACTGGAACACCACCGGCACCGGTACCGAGCTCGCGAGCGCGCCCGTCTCCGGTACGCGCGTCTGGCTGCGCGCGAGCGCGGACATCCGCCCCGGCGCGGCACGCCCCGGGGTCTTCTCCTACAGCACCGACGGCACGAACTTCATCCGTCTCGGGCCCGCCTTCTCGATGGGCAACGACTGGCGGTTCTTCATGGGTTACCGATTCGCCCTCTTCAACCACGCCACCAAGGCACTGGGCGGCGCGGTCCGCGTCACACGGTTCGAGCTGTCCGTGCCCTGA
- a CDS encoding VOC family protein — MTIQRMDNVAVVVDDIEAAIAFFTELGMELEGEAQIEGVWADRTVGLDGVRSAIAMMRTPDGHGKLELTKFHTPAAITAGPSAPPPNTLGLHRVMFAVDDIDDTIARLRRHGAELLGEVAQYENTYRLCNLRGPAGIIVALAERIG, encoded by the coding sequence ATGACGATCCAGCGGATGGACAACGTAGCCGTCGTCGTCGACGACATCGAGGCCGCCATCGCCTTCTTCACCGAGCTCGGCATGGAGCTGGAAGGCGAAGCGCAGATCGAGGGAGTCTGGGCAGACCGGACGGTCGGCCTCGACGGGGTGCGCAGCGCCATCGCGATGATGCGCACCCCGGACGGCCACGGCAAGCTGGAGCTGACGAAGTTCCACACCCCCGCGGCGATCACTGCCGGACCGTCCGCCCCGCCACCCAACACCCTGGGCCTGCACCGTGTCATGTTCGCCGTCGACGACATCGACGACACGATCGCCCGTCTGCGCCGCCATGGCGCCGAACTCCTCGGCGAGGTGGCGCAGTACGAGAACACCTACCGGCTCTGCAACCTGCGCGGTCCCGCGGGGATCATCGTCGCGCTGGCCGAACGGATCGGCTAG
- a CDS encoding glycoside hydrolase family 15 protein has product MVSAIEDYAFIGDLHSGALVGRDGSIDWLCLPRFDSPACFAALLHDDSAGRWLLAPAGGGPATRRRYRDDTLVLESEWHTADGSVRVVDCMPLRGEAADVVRLVEGLSGRVTMRMDLRLRPDYGRIIPWVYRVGRGLRAVAGPDAFWLHTPLAVYGENLTTRAEFTVEAGQQVPFVLTYKPSHLVSRLNPVEALPAIEATERFWRTWMSRCSYRGQWDEAVRRSLVTLKALTYRPTGGILAAATTSLPEQLGGPRNWDYRYCWLRDATFTLQALIGTGYLEEATQWRDWLLRAVAGNPADLQIMYGLDGTWRLPEYELDWLSGYEGSSPVRVGNAATRQFQLDVWGEVLESFYVGREAGMAASETAWNMQRHLLDFLEGNWREPDLSLWEVRGEPRHFVHSKVMAWAGVDRAVRSVRHHGRWGPVDRWEALRDRIHEEVCARGFDAERNTFTQFYGSKGVDAALLLLPRVGFLPWHDPRVRGTVDTVCRELSQDGFLRRYRPEADGGVDGLPGSEATFLVCTFWLADALHGTGRRREALDLFERLLDLRNDVGMLAEEYDPSTGRHLGNTPQAFSLVGLVNSALWLSGTTDITAVDGRRAGAPAGREAAAPAGHHSRLRR; this is encoded by the coding sequence ATGGTCAGTGCCATCGAGGACTACGCCTTCATCGGCGACCTGCACTCGGGCGCGCTGGTGGGACGCGACGGCTCCATCGACTGGTTGTGCCTGCCCAGATTCGACTCGCCGGCGTGCTTCGCCGCGCTGCTGCACGACGACAGCGCCGGCCGGTGGCTGCTGGCCCCGGCGGGAGGCGGCCCCGCGACACGACGCCGGTACCGCGACGACACCCTGGTCCTGGAGAGCGAGTGGCACACCGCCGACGGCAGCGTACGCGTGGTGGACTGCATGCCGTTGCGCGGTGAGGCCGCCGACGTGGTGCGCCTCGTCGAGGGCCTCAGCGGGCGGGTGACGATGCGGATGGACCTGCGGCTGCGCCCGGACTACGGCCGGATCATCCCGTGGGTGTACCGCGTCGGCAGAGGGCTGCGCGCCGTGGCCGGCCCCGACGCGTTCTGGCTGCACACCCCGCTGGCGGTGTACGGCGAGAACCTCACCACCCGGGCCGAGTTCACGGTCGAGGCCGGGCAGCAGGTGCCCTTCGTCCTGACGTACAAGCCGTCCCACCTCGTCAGCCGCCTCAACCCGGTCGAGGCGCTGCCGGCCATCGAGGCCACCGAGCGGTTCTGGCGGACCTGGATGAGCCGGTGCAGCTACCGAGGGCAGTGGGACGAGGCGGTGCGCCGCTCCCTGGTCACCCTCAAAGCCCTGACGTACCGGCCCACCGGGGGCATCCTCGCCGCGGCCACCACCTCGCTGCCCGAGCAGCTCGGCGGCCCGCGCAACTGGGACTACCGCTACTGCTGGCTGCGGGACGCCACCTTCACGCTCCAGGCGCTCATCGGCACCGGCTATCTGGAGGAGGCGACCCAGTGGCGGGACTGGCTGCTGCGCGCGGTGGCCGGCAACCCCGCCGACCTGCAGATCATGTACGGCCTCGACGGCACCTGGCGGCTGCCCGAGTACGAGCTGGACTGGCTCTCCGGGTACGAGGGCTCCTCCCCCGTCAGGGTCGGCAACGCCGCCACCCGCCAGTTCCAGCTCGACGTGTGGGGGGAGGTCCTCGAGTCCTTCTACGTGGGCCGCGAGGCCGGCATGGCCGCCAGCGAGACGGCGTGGAACATGCAGCGGCACCTGCTGGACTTCCTGGAGGGCAACTGGCGGGAGCCCGACCTCAGCCTGTGGGAAGTCCGCGGCGAGCCGCGCCACTTCGTGCACTCCAAGGTGATGGCCTGGGCCGGTGTGGACCGTGCGGTGCGCTCGGTGCGGCACCACGGCCGCTGGGGACCGGTGGACCGCTGGGAGGCCCTGCGGGACCGCATCCACGAGGAGGTCTGCGCGCGCGGCTTCGACGCCGAGCGGAACACGTTCACCCAGTTCTACGGGTCCAAGGGCGTGGACGCGGCCCTCCTGCTGCTGCCGCGCGTCGGCTTCCTGCCCTGGCACGACCCGCGGGTCCGCGGCACCGTCGACACCGTCTGCCGCGAGCTGAGCCAGGACGGTTTCCTGCGGCGTTACCGGCCGGAGGCGGACGGCGGCGTGGACGGCCTGCCGGGCTCCGAGGCCACCTTCCTGGTCTGCACCTTCTGGCTCGCCGACGCCCTGCACGGCACCGGACGCCGGCGAGAGGCCCTGGACCTGTTCGAGCGGCTGCTGGACCTGCGCAACGACGTGGGGATGCTCGCGGAGGAGTACGACCCGTCCACCGGCCGCCACCTCGGCAACACCCCGCAGGCGTTCAGCCTGGTGGGTCTCGTCAACAGCGCCCTGTGGCTCAGCGGTACGACGGACATCACCGCCGTCGACGGCCGGCGCGCCGGGGCGCCCGCCGGGAGAGAGGCCGCCGCGCCGGCCGGACACCACAGCCGTCTGCGCCGCTGA